A single genomic interval of Mangifera indica cultivar Alphonso chromosome 5, CATAS_Mindica_2.1, whole genome shotgun sequence harbors:
- the LOC123217543 gene encoding F-box/kelch-repeat protein OR23 — protein sequence MQIDMPPSSSPSSTQQQLVTVDESGTLIPGLPNDVASLILSFVPYSHQSRLKPTCKSWCLFFSSKTLIIQRRKLSRLSHLLCIFPEDPSISSPFLFDASNLAWRPIPPLPCDPSTYSLTNFTSVSLGYHVYLIGGSHFDARSFPLDLPLPTNSAVRFNFITFSWERIAPMISPRGSFACAAVPGLNQIIVAGGGSRHSLFAAGGSRISSVERYDVARNKWVEMDGLPRFRAGCVGFMEEESGEFWVMGGYGESRTVSGVFPVDEYYRNAVVLELKKDDDGSDGWGNWREVGDMWGEGERSRLGKIVVMEDEDHGRPEVFMLDNNDILRYDKSLNRWQKETSVRRKVPCKKSSGFVALDGELHVMTPVPKQHKRGGTLFIQVYNPRKKTWRLICTKPPFPQQLDFSTAVMCSIKL from the exons ATGCAGATAGACATGCCTCCATCATCATCGCCTTCTTCTACACAGCAGCAATTGGTGACAGTTGATGAATCCGGAACCTTAATACCTGGCCTTCCAAACGACGTCGCATCTCTGATTTTATCATTCGTTCCATATTCCCACCAATCACGTCTCAAACCTACCTGCAAATCATGGTGTCTATTTTTCTCATCCAAAACCCTAATAATTCAGCGCCGTAAACTCTCACGCCTCTCCCATCTCCTCTGTATATTCCCTGAAGATCCTTCTATTTCCTCTCCTTTCCTCTTCGACGCGTCTAATCTCGCGTGGCGTCCAATACCGCCTCTCCCTTGTGACCCCTCCACCTACAGTCTCACCAACTTCACTTCCGTCTCACTTGGGTACCACGTCTACCTTATCGGTGGGTCCCACTTCGACGCGCGTTCCTTTCCTTTGGACCTACCACTCCCGACTAACTCGGCCGTCAGGTTCAATTTCATCACCTTCTCGTGGGAGAGAATCGCGCCGATGATTTCTCCACGGGGGAGCTTCGCTTGCGCGGCGGTACCGGGATTGAATCAGATAATTGTTGCCGGTGGAGGGTCCAGGCATAGTTTGTTTGCAGCGGGAGGGAGTAGGATAAGTTCGGTGGAGAGATACGATGTAGCGAGAAATAAGTGGGTCGAGATGGATGGGTTGCCCAGGTTTAGAGCCGGATGTGTGGGGTTTATGGAGGAGGAAAGTGGTGAGTTTTGGGTTATGGGTGGGTACGGGGAGTCGAGGACGGTTTCGGGAGTGTTTCCTGTGGACGAGTACTATAGAAATGCTGTGGTGCTGGAACTGAAGAAGGACGATGATGGTAGTGATGGTTGGGGGAATTGGAGGGAAGTTGGTGATATGTGGGGGGAAGGGGAAAGGTCACGGCTAGGAAAGATTGTGGTCATGGAGGATGAAGATCATGGAAGGCCTGAAGTTTTCATGCTTGATAATAATGATATCTTAAG GTATGACAAATCATTGAACCGTTGGCAAAAGGAGACATCGGTGCGAAGGAAAGTTCCTTGCAAGAAATCATCTGGTTTTGTTGCATTGGACGGAGAGTTACATGTGATGACTCCTGTAccaaaacaacataaaagagGAGGAACTCTGTTTATCCAAGTCTACAATCCAAGGAAGAAGACATGGAGGTTAATTTGTACAAAGCCTCCATTTCCTCAGCAATTGGATTTTAGTACTGCAGTTATGTGCTCCATTAAGTTGTAG